A part of Cannabis sativa cultivar Pink pepper isolate KNU-18-1 chromosome 6, ASM2916894v1, whole genome shotgun sequence genomic DNA contains:
- the LOC115694833 gene encoding high mobility group B protein 10 isoform X2, giving the protein MGKFSALKNNYMRIPTVGGKALDLHLLFVEVTSRGGLEKVITDRKWKEVVVAFNFPATITSASYVLRKYYISLLYHFEQVYYFHKKAPSITTNDPASRNLVNEFRTPDEDDANRNQLQVGQENMELQLGCSVTGVIDGKFDNGYLVTIKLGSEQLNGVLYHVPNRTSQSSYSSDTHHHHNHHRNRKKSKLSLKDPSRPKSNRSGYNFFFAEHYTRLKPTYFGQEKAISKKIGALWNNLTEAEKQVYQEKGVKDKERYKNEMLEYKSSTPQ; this is encoded by the exons GATTCCCACTGTTGGAGGAAAGGCTCTTGATTTACATCTCCTTTTTGTTGAAGTAACAAGCCGAGGTGGTCTTGAAAAG GTTATTACAGATCGAAAATGGAAGGAAGTTGTTGTAGCTTTTAATTTCCCGGCAACAATTACAAGCGCTTCATATGTGTTAAGGAAGTACTATATTTCCTTGCTTTATCACTTTGAGCAGGTGTATTATTTCCATAAAAAAGCCCCTTCAATCACAACGAATG ACCCTGCAAGTAGGAATCTTGTCAATGAATTCAGAACCCCTGATGAAGATGATGCTAATAGAAACCAGTTACAAGTCGGTCAAG AGAATATGGAATTGCAGCTCGGTTGCTCAGTTACCGGAGTCATTGATGGAAAATTTGACAACGGATATCTTGTTACCATTAAATTAGGTTCTGAACAGCTTAACGGTGTCTTATATCACGTCCCTAACCGCACATCTCAAAGTTCTTATTCTTCAGACACTCATCATCACCATAATCATCACCGAAACAGAAAGAAATCCAAGTTGTCGTTAAAAGATCCATCTCGGCCCAAATCAAACAGGAGCGGTTACAACTTCTTCTTTGCTGAGCATTACACAAGGCTTAAACCTACCTACTTCGGGCAAGAAAAGGCGATTAGCAAGAAGATCGGGGCTTTGTGGAATAACCTAACCGAAGCTGAAAAACAA GTTTATCAAGAGAAAGGGGTAAAAGACAAGGAGAGATACAAGAACGAAATGCTCGAATACAAGTCTTCGACTCCTCAATAG
- the LOC115725728 gene encoding vacuolar cation/proton exchanger 5-like isoform X1 yields MECNSLVGIRSQLEMGSLENGSANDFEDETIFSQENVSQKPHSSLAAEQMLRLGCSQAHFVKKIFGNAVYRSVKIVIFSNKLNLLMLFGPLAILVNKFTDHGGWVFFLSLLGITPLAERLGYATEQLAFYTGATVGGLLNATFGNATELIISIYALKNGMTRVVQQSLLGSILSNMLLVLGCAFFCGGLAFHGKEQLFNKATAVVNSGLLLMAVMGLLFPAVLHYTHSEVHFGKSEMALSRFSSVIMLLAYAAYLFFQLKSQRNQYVPIEEEGNQTGESPDDDETPEISKWESIIWLSIMTAWISILSEYLVNAIEGASVALKIPIAFISVILLPIVGNAAEHASAIMFAMKDKLDISLAVAIGSSTQIAMFGIPFSVIVGWIMGRPMDLNFQLFETATLFITVLVVAFLLQEGTSNYLKGLMLILCYLIVAASFFVHVDPTSDDDSQLKT; encoded by the exons ATGGAGTGTAATTCATTGGTAGGAATCCGATCTCAACTTGAA ATGGGTTCATTGGAAAACGGATCAGCAAATGATTTTGAAGATGAGACTATTTTCAGTCAAGAAAATGTATCTCAGAAGCCTCATTCATCTCTAGCAGCAGAACAAATGTTGCGTCTTGGATGTTCTCAAGCTCATTTTGTTAAGAAAATCTTCGGGAATGCTGTATATAGGAGCGtaaagattgtaattttttcaaataagtTGAATTTGCTAATGCTTTTTGGGCCTTTAGCGATTCTCGTCAATAAGTTTACCGACCATGGA GGTTGGGTTTTTTTCCTAAGCTTGTTGGGTATTACACCTTTGGCCGAGCGTTTAGGGTATGCTACAGA GCAGTTGGCATTTTACACCGGAGCTACTG TTGGGGGTCTTTTAAATGCTACTTTCGGAAATGCAACAGAACTAATTATATCGATCTATGCTCTGAAAAATGGAATGACTCGTGTTGTTCAGCAGTCATTGTTAGGCTCAATCCTATCAAACATGTTGCTGGTGCTCGGTTGTGCATTCTTTTGCGGTGGCCTTGCTTTTCATGGGAAGGAGCAATTGTTTAACAAG GCAACTGCTGTGGTGAACTCGGGATTGCTTTTGATGGCAGTCATGGGCCTTCTTTTTCCGGCTGTTTTGCACTACACACATTCTGAGGTTCATTTCGGGAAGTCAGAGATGGCACTTTCAAGATTTAGCAGTGTCATCATGCTTCTGGCATATGCTGCATACCTTTTTTTCCAATTAAAGAGTCAAAGGAATCAATATGTACCTATCGAGGAG GAAGGGAATCAGACTGGAGAGAGCCCAGATGATGATGAGACTCCTGAGATATCTAAATGGGAATCAATAATTTGGCTTTCCATTATGACTGCTTGGATCTCAATCTTATCTGAATATTTAGTCAATGCTATAGAG GGGGCGTCCGTCGCTTTGAAAATTCCTATTGCATTTATCAGTGTCATTTTGCTACCGATTGTGGGCAATGCTGCCGAGCATGCTAGTGCTATAATGTTTGCCATGAAGGACAAGCTT GACATATCTTTGGCAGTTGCAATAGGCTCTTCAACTCAGATAGCCATGTTTGGG ATTCCATTTTCTGTAATTGTTGGATGGATTATGGGGCGTCCGATGGACTTAAACTTTCAACTTTTCGAGACTGCAACATTATTTATAACCGTTTTAGTTGTCGCCTTCTTGCTGCAG GAAGGGACCTCTAACTACCTTAAAGGATTAATGCTAATCCTTTGTTATCTAATTGTTGCTGCAAGTTTTTTTGTACATGTAGATCCTACTTCAGACG ATGATTCACAATTGAAAACGTAG
- the LOC115725728 gene encoding vacuolar cation/proton exchanger 5-like isoform X2 produces the protein MECNSLMGSLENGSANDFEDETIFSQENVSQKPHSSLAAEQMLRLGCSQAHFVKKIFGNAVYRSVKIVIFSNKLNLLMLFGPLAILVNKFTDHGGWVFFLSLLGITPLAERLGYATEQLAFYTGATVGGLLNATFGNATELIISIYALKNGMTRVVQQSLLGSILSNMLLVLGCAFFCGGLAFHGKEQLFNKATAVVNSGLLLMAVMGLLFPAVLHYTHSEVHFGKSEMALSRFSSVIMLLAYAAYLFFQLKSQRNQYVPIEEEGNQTGESPDDDETPEISKWESIIWLSIMTAWISILSEYLVNAIEGASVALKIPIAFISVILLPIVGNAAEHASAIMFAMKDKLDISLAVAIGSSTQIAMFGIPFSVIVGWIMGRPMDLNFQLFETATLFITVLVVAFLLQEGTSNYLKGLMLILCYLIVAASFFVHVDPTSDDDSQLKT, from the exons ATGGAGTGTAATTCATTG ATGGGTTCATTGGAAAACGGATCAGCAAATGATTTTGAAGATGAGACTATTTTCAGTCAAGAAAATGTATCTCAGAAGCCTCATTCATCTCTAGCAGCAGAACAAATGTTGCGTCTTGGATGTTCTCAAGCTCATTTTGTTAAGAAAATCTTCGGGAATGCTGTATATAGGAGCGtaaagattgtaattttttcaaataagtTGAATTTGCTAATGCTTTTTGGGCCTTTAGCGATTCTCGTCAATAAGTTTACCGACCATGGA GGTTGGGTTTTTTTCCTAAGCTTGTTGGGTATTACACCTTTGGCCGAGCGTTTAGGGTATGCTACAGA GCAGTTGGCATTTTACACCGGAGCTACTG TTGGGGGTCTTTTAAATGCTACTTTCGGAAATGCAACAGAACTAATTATATCGATCTATGCTCTGAAAAATGGAATGACTCGTGTTGTTCAGCAGTCATTGTTAGGCTCAATCCTATCAAACATGTTGCTGGTGCTCGGTTGTGCATTCTTTTGCGGTGGCCTTGCTTTTCATGGGAAGGAGCAATTGTTTAACAAG GCAACTGCTGTGGTGAACTCGGGATTGCTTTTGATGGCAGTCATGGGCCTTCTTTTTCCGGCTGTTTTGCACTACACACATTCTGAGGTTCATTTCGGGAAGTCAGAGATGGCACTTTCAAGATTTAGCAGTGTCATCATGCTTCTGGCATATGCTGCATACCTTTTTTTCCAATTAAAGAGTCAAAGGAATCAATATGTACCTATCGAGGAG GAAGGGAATCAGACTGGAGAGAGCCCAGATGATGATGAGACTCCTGAGATATCTAAATGGGAATCAATAATTTGGCTTTCCATTATGACTGCTTGGATCTCAATCTTATCTGAATATTTAGTCAATGCTATAGAG GGGGCGTCCGTCGCTTTGAAAATTCCTATTGCATTTATCAGTGTCATTTTGCTACCGATTGTGGGCAATGCTGCCGAGCATGCTAGTGCTATAATGTTTGCCATGAAGGACAAGCTT GACATATCTTTGGCAGTTGCAATAGGCTCTTCAACTCAGATAGCCATGTTTGGG ATTCCATTTTCTGTAATTGTTGGATGGATTATGGGGCGTCCGATGGACTTAAACTTTCAACTTTTCGAGACTGCAACATTATTTATAACCGTTTTAGTTGTCGCCTTCTTGCTGCAG GAAGGGACCTCTAACTACCTTAAAGGATTAATGCTAATCCTTTGTTATCTAATTGTTGCTGCAAGTTTTTTTGTACATGTAGATCCTACTTCAGACG ATGATTCACAATTGAAAACGTAG
- the LOC115725728 gene encoding vacuolar cation/proton exchanger 5-like isoform X3, whose translation MECNSLVGIRSQLEMGSLENGSANDFEDETIFSQENVSQKPHSSLAAEQMLRLGCSQAHFVKKIFGNAVYRSVKIVIFSNKLNLLMLFGPLAILVNKFTDHGGWVFFLSLLGITPLAERLGYATEQLAFYTGATVGGLLNATFGNATELIISIYALKNGMTRVVQQSLLGSILSNMLLVLGCAFFCGGLAFHGKEQLFNKATAVVNSGLLLMAVMGLLFPAVLHYTHSEVHFGKSEMALSRFSSVIMLLAYAAYLFFQLKSQRNQYVPIEEEGNQTGESPDDDETPEISKWESIIWLSIMTAWISILSEYLVNAIENVQTLLEGAVNRSVSCKTVCVGGVRRFENSYCIYQCHFATDCGQCCRAC comes from the exons ATGGAGTGTAATTCATTGGTAGGAATCCGATCTCAACTTGAA ATGGGTTCATTGGAAAACGGATCAGCAAATGATTTTGAAGATGAGACTATTTTCAGTCAAGAAAATGTATCTCAGAAGCCTCATTCATCTCTAGCAGCAGAACAAATGTTGCGTCTTGGATGTTCTCAAGCTCATTTTGTTAAGAAAATCTTCGGGAATGCTGTATATAGGAGCGtaaagattgtaattttttcaaataagtTGAATTTGCTAATGCTTTTTGGGCCTTTAGCGATTCTCGTCAATAAGTTTACCGACCATGGA GGTTGGGTTTTTTTCCTAAGCTTGTTGGGTATTACACCTTTGGCCGAGCGTTTAGGGTATGCTACAGA GCAGTTGGCATTTTACACCGGAGCTACTG TTGGGGGTCTTTTAAATGCTACTTTCGGAAATGCAACAGAACTAATTATATCGATCTATGCTCTGAAAAATGGAATGACTCGTGTTGTTCAGCAGTCATTGTTAGGCTCAATCCTATCAAACATGTTGCTGGTGCTCGGTTGTGCATTCTTTTGCGGTGGCCTTGCTTTTCATGGGAAGGAGCAATTGTTTAACAAG GCAACTGCTGTGGTGAACTCGGGATTGCTTTTGATGGCAGTCATGGGCCTTCTTTTTCCGGCTGTTTTGCACTACACACATTCTGAGGTTCATTTCGGGAAGTCAGAGATGGCACTTTCAAGATTTAGCAGTGTCATCATGCTTCTGGCATATGCTGCATACCTTTTTTTCCAATTAAAGAGTCAAAGGAATCAATATGTACCTATCGAGGAG GAAGGGAATCAGACTGGAGAGAGCCCAGATGATGATGAGACTCCTGAGATATCTAAATGGGAATCAATAATTTGGCTTTCCATTATGACTGCTTGGATCTCAATCTTATCTGAATATTTAGTCAATGCTATAGAG AATGTTCAAACCCTTCTTGAAGGAGCCGTTAACAGATCTGTGAGTTGTAAAACTGTTTGTGTAGGGGGCGTCCGTCGCTTTGAAAATTCCTATTGCATTTATCAGTGTCATTTTGCTACCGATTGTGGGCAATGCTGCCGAGCATGCTAG